A window of Leptospira brenneri contains these coding sequences:
- the gatC gene encoding Asp-tRNA(Asn)/Glu-tRNA(Gln) amidotransferase subunit GatC → MDEKELKNIANLAKLNIEEAEVSSMLSDFSRIVQYVDEIKNLDTSSVGDDEIYEQIFYELRKDLAENGLKRDDLAKIAPLYENGYVVVPKVIET, encoded by the coding sequence ATGGATGAAAAAGAACTAAAAAACATTGCCAACTTGGCAAAACTTAACATCGAAGAGGCGGAAGTATCTTCCATGTTAAGTGACTTTTCTCGGATTGTACAATACGTTGATGAAATCAAAAACCTAGACACTTCCAGTGTAGGTGATGACGAAATCTATGAGCAAATTTTTTACGAGCTAAGAAAGGATTTAGCTGAAAATGGTTTAAAAAGAGACGATTTAGCAAAAATTGCTCCTCTTTACGAAAATGGATACGTTGTCGT